From Taeniopygia guttata chromosome 29, bTaeGut7.mat, whole genome shotgun sequence, a single genomic window includes:
- the LOC140680809 gene encoding coiled-coil domain-containing protein 180-like — protein sequence MFADAMPFLMSNQQKCVGTTPISDFTKKPQSDRQSTAFPEAWGNVGASSAEEVRGLPDVVATVPGYRILISSLAVPEETGSSTWKNLAERRQKHHDRAVMGMQRELGCIGREMAASVLNLQEFLQLQVMKSDEKSKLLFEKVASDMALEAFSFEGLEELWNMIHEESSNRRKCIRAMDASLKETERSRAMKITEVLTKYTVKLEEISFFLAADVHKLINNKAMNINRALLGNERATAKLLFNLMKSELEKEKLHQLKWQERVKDWKLIQKNCVIQSFREFMASEEVQNPPAVEIENMIKEQIVLGEQRLRVSQHIGALLPPTHTKSDLNEWYRTLENLNTSIDTHNAEFVEKLRVQYELVQGKCQEKVQTCKMTLLDKNICTVEDVEIVHSNMLQMTEKLKHRFEEELEHMDSDFKEMAKWHEQHCQGLYSCVQEAMGLWDVHLLKLSQQEDVLEEKVDKYRLEQDDIIQVMKDDLDTILEKMKMASCEEELKEYLENALSSLDQIRARYEFCIKVKHILTLVVLLRPCLCCCVKVWKKECFTSCKNIKEIEETEEEEDEESNPHKSEENEHAEQGLSITQSVSKSSEAESAEIATASGNTYTVLRVEEAGKTDITESYFTKYEKEESLPMYLEYVLLTEAVFVELKKRIRLCFFEHLEEWFAESLSNSYASVAAKKEELNSILMLHLKLHQQKQEEIQSICSARAEELSLHKEHLERHCAVLAEGLRKEKAEFLRFSDHLNNLNTNFNSRVRNLEYDLLHAPVTEQSASSSRNLESELHNHLEWISVTVRSCQQHLEQALGKLKDSNVGFLKSCRLFSESGDFASEEVKFFNECLQEESKQIDSFESSIKTDVEKIKSSCLEQATELFKQSGKKFVSLSLSRAFMEKVHQYLRKLRQQIKSEVANSNLQSVTLKSYLEKLQQKRDAYVHSTADKEVTSNQHDMALTSEELYAFAKEVLEELKKRSKYLDCFVVKPKMPCATEAFTTPDTNGMLQDFIAPAVPKESLGDESKKMVMGLDPDKFPLLNPSGMDTSIFNDLAIKVIENLAGFDPSKKIPRPKLGEKESSIEEVI from the exons ATGTTTGCTGATGCCATGCCATTTCTGATGAGTAATCAGCAGAAGTGTGTTGGAACAACACCCATCAGTGACTTCACAAAAAAGCCACAGTCAGACAG acAATCTACAGCTTTTCCAGAGGCATGGGGAAACGTAGGTGCAAGTTCAGCTGAGGAAGTCAGAGGCCTGCCCGATGTAGTTG CAACAGTTCCAGGCTATAGAATCCTCATTTCTTCCTTGGCAGTTCCTGAGGAAACAGGCAGCAGTACATGGAAGAACCTGGCAGAACGGCGGCAAAAGCATCACGATAGAGCAGTGATGGGAATGCAGCGGGAGCTGGGCTGCATTGGCAGG GAGATGGCAGCCTCTGTTTTGAATCTTCAAGAATTCCTTCAGCTTCAAGTGATGAAATCAGATGAAAAGAGTAAACTTCTGTTTGAAAAGGTTGCATCTGACATGGCTTTGGAAGCCTTCTCATTTGAA GGTTTGGAAGAACTCTGGAATATGATACACGAGGAGTCCTCAAACAGAAGGAAGTGTATCAGGGCAATGGATGCATCCCTAAAGGAGACTGAAAGGAGTCGAGCCATGAAA ATAACAGAGGTACTGACCAAGTATACAGTGAAACTGGAGGAAATTTCCTTCTTCTTGGCAGCTGATGTTCACAAGCTCATAAACAATAAGGCAATG aaTATAAACAGAGCATTGCTGGGTAATGAGAGGGCAACTGCCAAGCTGCTCTTTAATCTAATGAAATCGGagcttgagaaagaaaaattgcatcAACTGAAGTGGCAAGAGAGAGTCAAGGACTGGAAGCTCATCCAAAAGAACTGTGTTATTCAGAGCTTCAG AGAATTTATGGCAAGTGAAGAAGTACAGAATCCCCCAGCTGTGGAAATTGAAAATATGATTAAGGAGCAAATTGTACTTGGTGAACAGAGACTGAGGGTTTCGCAGCATATTGG TGCCTTGCTGCCTCCAACACATACAAAATCTGACTTAAATGAATGGTACAGAACTCTGGAGAATTTAAACACAAGTATAG ACACCCATAATGCAGAGTTTGTGGAGAAATTGCGTGTCCAGTATGAGCTGGTGCAGGGCAAATGTCAGGAAAAAGTGCAGACCTGCAAG ATGACCCTGTTGGATAAGAACATTTGCACAGTAGAAGATGTTGAAATTGTACATTCCAACATGCTTCAGATGACTGAGAAACTAAAACACAGGTTTGAAGAAGAACTGGAGCACATGGAT aGCGATTTTAAGGAGATGGCTAAATGGCATGAGCAGCATTGTCAAGGCTTGTACAGCTGTGTTCAGGAGGCCATGGGTCTGTGGGATGTCCATCTACTCAAACTGTCACAGCAGGAAGATGTACTTGAGGAAAAAGTAGATAAATACAGGTTGGAACAGGATGACATAATACAG GTGATGAAAGATGATCTGGATacaattttggaaaaaatgaaaatggcaaGCTGTGAAGAAGAGCTGAAGGAATATTTGGAGAATGCCCTTTCTTCTCTAGATCAAATTAGAGCTAGGTATGAATTTTGTATAAAAGTAAAGCATATTTTAACATTGGTTGTACTACTTAGGCCTTGTTTATGCTGTTGTGTGAAGGTATGGAAAAAAGAGTGTTTCACTTCAtgtaagaatataaaa GAAATTGAagaaacagaggaagaagaagatgagGAGAGTAATCCTcataaaagtgaagaaaatgagCATGCAGAACAGGGACTAAGCATTACACAG TCAGTGTCCAAGAGCAGCGAGGCAGAAAGTGCTGAAATTGCCACTGCTAGTGGAAACACTTATACTGTTCTTAGAGTTGAAGAGGCAGGAAAGActgacatcacagagagttattttacaaaatatgaaaaagaagaaTCACTTCCTATGTACCTGGAATATGTACTTCTCACAGAAGCCGTGTTTGTTGAACTGAAAAAAAG GATTCGCCTCTGCTTTTTTGAACACTTGGAGGAATGGTTTGCAGAATCCTTGTCCAACTCCTATGCCTCTGTAGCTGCCAAGAAAGAAGAGCTGAATTCAATACTTATGCTGCATCTTAAGTTGCATCAACAAAAGCAGGAGGAGATACAGAGCATCTGCAGTGCTCGAGCTG AGGAGCTGTCACTTCACAAAGAGCACCTTGAGCGCCACTGTGCAGTGCTGGCAGAAGGCCTGAGAAAGGAGAAGGCTGAATTCCTCCGATTTTCAGATCACCTAAATAACCTCAACACAAACTTTAATTCCCGAGTCCGTAACTTGGAGTATGACTTGCTCCACGCTCCTGTGACTGAACA GTCAGCTTCTTCCAGCAGGAATCTGGAATCAGAGCTCCACAACCATCTGGAATGGATCAGTGTTACTGTGAGAAGTTGCCAGCAGCACTTGGAGCAAGCTTTAGGAAAATTAAAGGATTCAAATGTGGGTTTTCTCAAAAGTTGCAG ATTATTTTCAGAGAGTGGTGACTTTGCATCTGAGGAGGTAAAGTTTTTCAACGAGTGTCTTCAGGAAGAAAGTAAGCAAATTGACTCCTTTGAAAGTTCAATCAAGACAGatgtggagaaaataaaatcGAGCTGCTTGGAGCAG GCTACTGAACTTTTCAAACAGTCTGGAAAAAAGTTTGTTTCTCTGTCTCTGAGCCGAGCCTTTATGGAGAAGGTCCATCAATATTTGAGAAAGCTACGACAGCAAATCAAATCAGAG GTAGCGAATTCCAATTTGCAGTCAGTCACATTAAAGTCTTACCTGGAAAAGCTCCAGCAGAAGAGAGATGCTTATGTTCATTCTACTGCAGATAAAGAAGTAACTTCTAATCAGCACGACATG GCTTTAACTTCTGAAGAGTTGTATGCTTTTGCCAAAGAAGTGTTGGAAGAGCTGAAAAAGAGGAGCAAGTATCTTGATTGCTTTGTCGTAAAACCAAAGATGCCATGTGCCACT GAGGCCTTCACCACTCCTGACACGAATGGGATGTTACAAGATTTCATTGCTCCTGCTGTTCCAAAAGAGAGTCTCGGAGATGAGAGCAAAAAGATGGTGATGGGACTGGATCCTGACAAATTCCCTTTGTTGAATCCAAGTGGAATGGATACATCAATATTTAATGATTTGGCAATAAAAGTTATTGAAAATTTAGCTGG atttgATCCATCAAAAAAAATACCAAGACCtaaattgggggaaaaagaatCCAG TATAGAAGAAGTTATCTGA
- the LOC115492309 gene encoding serine/threonine-protein kinase pim-1 — protein MARLENALSALQPLLGLPRAKPRAAAPAVGRSRAQPTPPGTAPVPPCPAAPGLPQPPVRAAPARLCRSPARRLQGGGRCPARSRKRVRARRPAGPGPLHSRALAGGAGPGRKADGSLLAAGQRRQRQERYLLGPQLGSGGFGTVFSGIRLSDGSPVALKRVARESVLQWDELPDGTRVPLEVVLMEKVGSGCQNIIQLLDWFELPDSFILVLERPGASRDLLEFLQEQGQGFLCEEQARWLFCQVLEAVRHCTACGVLHQDIKPENLLVDPESGDLKLIDFGCGTFLQERAFTDFAGTRVYSPPEWTWLGCYHGHAATIWSLGVLLYVMVCGSLPFQDDQAIVLGKLFFRRQLSPELQHLIRWCLAKHPADRPELEEISRHHWVWGRRF, from the exons atggcacggcttgaaaacgccctgtctgctttgcagccgCTCCTGGGTCTCCCCcgtgccaagcctcgggctgcagccccggccgtcggcaggagcagagcccagcccacgccgccggggacagcgccggtgccgccctgccccgctgccccggggctgccgcagccgcctgtgcgcgctgccccggcccggctctgccgctcgccagcccggcggctgcagggcggtggccgctgcccggcgcgcagcaggaagcgggtgagagcgcggcggcccgcggggcccggcccgctccactcgcgggcacttgcgggAGGGGCGGgtcctgggcgcaaggctgatggctcgctcttggccgcagggcaaaggaggcagcggcaggagcggTACCTGCtgggcccgcagctgggcagcggcggcttcggcaccgtcttctcgggcatccgcctctcggacggcagcccg gtggccctcaaacgcgtggcccgggagagcgtcctgcagtgggacgagctg cccgacggcacccgcgtgcccttggaggtggtgctgatggagaaggtgggctctggctgccagaacatcatccagctgctcgactggtttgagctgccgGATAGCTTCATCCTGGTGCTGGAGCGTCCGGGGGCATCACGGGATCTCCTGgagttcctgcaggagcagggccaggggttcctgtgcgaggagcaggcgcgctggcttttctgccaggtgctggaggccgtgcggcactgcaccgcctgcggcgtcctgcaccaGGACATCAAGCCggagaacctcctcgtggacccggagagtggcgacctgaagctcatcgacttcggttgcggcaccttcctccaggagcgggccttcaCGGActttgccg gaacgcgcgtgtacagcccgcccgagtggacCTGGCTGGGTTGCTACCACGGCCACGCagccaccatctggtccctgggcgtgctgctgtacgtcatggtctgcggcagcctcccctttCAGGACGACCAAGCCATCGTGCTGGGGAAGCTCTTCTTCCGGCggcagctctctccag agctccagcacctgatccgatggtgtttggccaagcaccctgcggacaggccggagctggaggagatctCGCGCCACCATTGGGTGtggggccggcgtttttga